The proteins below are encoded in one region of Brassica napus cultivar Da-Ae chromosome A6, Da-Ae, whole genome shotgun sequence:
- the LOC111198810 gene encoding putative RING-H2 finger protein ATL19 — translation MMSSDEDVVSFITVLGLAVFIGLCFLLIVLIATSAIILVIYVIIDCILRPFLGTCLDLDLEIGVQRGQHRARIVTYHAIIPTDLHLPYSEREEKRKRGLTQSEIETLLPKLRVGQGNSHEDEERSRECAICLSGYVVNEECRVFPVCRHMYHAVCIDAWLKNHLTCPTCRNDLPDS, via the coding sequence atgatgagcTCAGACGAAGATGTGGTTAGTTTCATCACCGTGCTTGGCCTTGCCGTTTTCATTGGTCTCTGCTTCTTGCTTATTGTTCTAATAGCAACCTCAGCGATCATCCTTGTAATCTACGTCATCATCGACTGTATTCTCAGACCATTCTTAGGAACATGTCTCGACCTAGATCTCGAGATCGGAGTCCAAAGAGGCCAACACCGTGCTAGAATCGTTACGTACCATGCAATCATCCCGACCGATCTACACTTACCATATTccgagagagaagaaaaaagaaaacgagGGTTGACACAAAGCGAGATTGAAACCCTACTCCCGAAATTGCGTGTTGGACAAGGCAACAGCCACGAGGACGAAGAGAGGTCGAGAGAATGTGCCATTTGTCTCAGTGGTTATGTTGTGAATGAAGAATGTAGAGTGTTTCCGGTTTGCAGACATATGTATCATGCGGTTTGTATTGATGCTTGGCTCAAGAATCATCTCACGTGTCCTACTTGCCGTAATGATTTGCCAGATTCATGA